From the genome of Polyodon spathula isolate WHYD16114869_AA chromosome 14, ASM1765450v1, whole genome shotgun sequence, one region includes:
- the LOC121327297 gene encoding sodium- and chloride-dependent glycine transporter 1-like isoform X1, which translates to MNNLKEQEKRERERERERETHNTQIMPESNTNAEFSSDQNGAVLGETTKKDENVRRGNWGNQIEFVLTSVGYAVGLGNVWRFPYLCYRNGGGAFMFPYFIMLVFCGIPLFFLELSFGQFASLGCLGVWKVSPMFKGVGYGMMVVSTYIGIYYNVVICIAFYYFFMSMTNVLPWTYCNNSWNTKDCSGVVGSSYANASIANISELVNHTAKRTSPSEEYWKYQVLNISDDIGNFGEVRLPILGCLAASWVVVFLCLIRGVKSSGKVVYFTATFPYVVLTVLFIRGITLDGAVNGIKYYLTPQWKMILDAKVWGDAASQIFYSLGCAWGGLITMASYNKFHNNCYRDSIIISITNCATSVYAGFVIFSILGFMAHHLGVDVADVADHGPGLAFVAYPGALTLLPISPLWSLLFFFMLILLGLGTQFCLLETLVTAIVDEIGTDWIIRNKTYVTLGVAVVGFLLGVPLTSQAGIYWLLLMDNYAASFSLVIISCIMCVSIMYIYGFRKYFKDVEMMLGFPPPIFFRICWRFVSPAIITFILVFTVVQYKPITYNDYVYPGWSLIIGFLMAVSSVICIPIYAIYKIWTSEGTTFLERVKNALKPDPSWGPALQEHRTGRYAPNVSSGSDLNQEGQHTKEKPEEVSLMIQDSNGSAHNPEASA; encoded by the exons ATGAATAACTTAAAAGagcaagagaagagagagagagagagagagagagagagagaaacacacaacaCTCAAATCATGCCAGAATCCAACACTAATGCTGAATTTTCTTCTGATCAG AATGGAGCGGTTCTTGGTGAGACGACAAAGAAGGATGAGAACGTACGCCGGGGAAACTGGGGTAACCAGATTGAGTTTGTTCTGACCAGTGTCGGCTATGCAGTGGGTCTGGGCAATGTCTGGAGATTCCCCTATCTCTGCTACAGAAATGGAGGAG GTGCCTTCATGTTTCCCTACTTCATCATGCTTGTGTTCTGTGGAATCCCCCTTTTTTTCTTGGAGCTGTCCTTTGGACAGTTTGCCAGTCTTGGCTGCCTTGGGGTATGGAAAGTCAGCCCCATGTTTAAAG GTGTTGGCTATGGTATGATGGTGGTTTCCACGTATATAGGTATTTATTACAACGTGGTGATCTGCATCGCTTTCTATTACTTCTTCATGTCTATGACCAACGTGCTTCCTTGGACATACTGCAATAACTCCTGGAACACAAAGGACTGCAGTGGGGTGGTGGGGTCTTCCTATGCGAACGCCTCTATAGCCAACATCTCAGAATTGGTGAACCATACAGCCAAGAGGACCAGCCCTAGCGAGGAGTACTGGAA GTACCAGGTGTTGAACATCTCTGATGACATTGGTAATTTTGGAGAGGTGCGGCTTCCAATTTTAGGTTGCCTGGCAGCCTCCTGGGTTGTGGTGTTCCTCTGTCTCATCAGAGGGGTCAAGTCATCAGGGAAA gTGGTTTACTTTACAGCCACATTTCCTTACGTGGTGCTGACCGTCCTCTTCATCCGAGGAATTACGTTGGATGGTGCGGTTAATGGGATCAAATACTACCTGACTCCGCAGTGGAAAATGATCTTGGATGCAAAG GTGTGGGGAGATGCTGCATCCCAGATCTTCTACTCTCTTGGCTGTGCCTGGGGTGGGCTCATCACCATGGCATCTTATAACAAATTTCACAACAACTGTTACAG GGACAGTATAATCATCAGCATAACAAACTGTGCAACCAGCGTCTACGCAGGCTTTGTCATCTTCTCCATTCTGGGCTTCATGGCGCACCACCTGGGTGTGGATGTGGCCGATGTGGCTGACCACGGACCTGGGCTAGCTTTTGTGGCCTACCCAGGGGCCCTCACTCTGCTCCCCATTTCCCCACTTTGGTCTCTCCTTTTCTTCTTCATGCTCATCCTGCTAGGACTTGGAACTCAG ttctGCCTGTTGGAGACACTGGTAACAGCTATTGTGGATGAGATTGGGACAGATTGGATAATTCGGAATAAAACATACGTAACCTTGGGGGTGGCGGTAGTTGGCTTTCTGCTAGGAGTGCCTCTGACATCCCAG GCTGGGATCTATTGGCTGCTGCTCATGGATAACTATGCAGCCAGTTTCTCTCTTGTCATCATCTCCTGCATCATGTGTGTCTCCATCATGTACATTTACG GGTTCCGCAAGTACTTCAAGGATGTTGAGATGATGCTGGGTTTTCCTCCTCCAATCTTCTTCCGAATCTGCTGGCGATTCGTGTCTCCTGCCATCATCACG TTTATCCTGGTGTTCACAGTAGTCCAATACAAACCTATTACTTACAATGACTACGTCTACCCTGGCTGGTCTTTAATCATCGGATTCCTAATGGCTGTCTCTTCCGTAATTTGTATTCCTATCTATGCCATTTATAAGATCTGGACGTCTGAAGGGACAACGTTTCTAGAG CGTGTAAAAAACGCATTAAAGCCAGACCCCAGCTGGGGCCCAGCCCTGCAGGAGCACCGGACTGGTCGCTATGCACCGAACGTCAGCTCAGGCTCAGACCTCAACCAGGAGGGTCAGCACACTAAGGAGAAGCCAGAAGAGGTCAGCCTCATGATCCAGGACAGCAATGGCTCTGCACACAACCCGGAGGCCAGCGCGTAA
- the LOC121327297 gene encoding sodium- and chloride-dependent glycine transporter 1-like isoform X4, whose amino-acid sequence MGLPANGAVLGETTKKDENVRRGNWGNQIEFVLTSVGYAVGLGNVWRFPYLCYRNGGGAFMFPYFIMLVFCGIPLFFLELSFGQFASLGCLGVWKVSPMFKGVGYGMMVVSTYIGIYYNVVICIAFYYFFMSMTNVLPWTYCNNSWNTKDCSGVVGSSYANASIANISELVNHTAKRTSPSEEYWKYQVLNISDDIGNFGEVRLPILGCLAASWVVVFLCLIRGVKSSGKVVYFTATFPYVVLTVLFIRGITLDGAVNGIKYYLTPQWKMILDAKVWGDAASQIFYSLGCAWGGLITMASYNKFHNNCYRDSIIISITNCATSVYAGFVIFSILGFMAHHLGVDVADVADHGPGLAFVAYPGALTLLPISPLWSLLFFFMLILLGLGTQFCLLETLVTAIVDEIGTDWIIRNKTYVTLGVAVVGFLLGVPLTSQAGIYWLLLMDNYAASFSLVIISCIMCVSIMYIYGFRKYFKDVEMMLGFPPPIFFRICWRFVSPAIITFILVFTVVQYKPITYNDYVYPGWSLIIGFLMAVSSVICIPIYAIYKIWTSEGTTFLERVKNALKPDPSWGPALQEHRTGRYAPNVSSGSDLNQEGQHTKEKPEEVSLMIQDSNGSAHNPEASA is encoded by the exons ATGGGGTTACCTGCG AATGGAGCGGTTCTTGGTGAGACGACAAAGAAGGATGAGAACGTACGCCGGGGAAACTGGGGTAACCAGATTGAGTTTGTTCTGACCAGTGTCGGCTATGCAGTGGGTCTGGGCAATGTCTGGAGATTCCCCTATCTCTGCTACAGAAATGGAGGAG GTGCCTTCATGTTTCCCTACTTCATCATGCTTGTGTTCTGTGGAATCCCCCTTTTTTTCTTGGAGCTGTCCTTTGGACAGTTTGCCAGTCTTGGCTGCCTTGGGGTATGGAAAGTCAGCCCCATGTTTAAAG GTGTTGGCTATGGTATGATGGTGGTTTCCACGTATATAGGTATTTATTACAACGTGGTGATCTGCATCGCTTTCTATTACTTCTTCATGTCTATGACCAACGTGCTTCCTTGGACATACTGCAATAACTCCTGGAACACAAAGGACTGCAGTGGGGTGGTGGGGTCTTCCTATGCGAACGCCTCTATAGCCAACATCTCAGAATTGGTGAACCATACAGCCAAGAGGACCAGCCCTAGCGAGGAGTACTGGAA GTACCAGGTGTTGAACATCTCTGATGACATTGGTAATTTTGGAGAGGTGCGGCTTCCAATTTTAGGTTGCCTGGCAGCCTCCTGGGTTGTGGTGTTCCTCTGTCTCATCAGAGGGGTCAAGTCATCAGGGAAA gTGGTTTACTTTACAGCCACATTTCCTTACGTGGTGCTGACCGTCCTCTTCATCCGAGGAATTACGTTGGATGGTGCGGTTAATGGGATCAAATACTACCTGACTCCGCAGTGGAAAATGATCTTGGATGCAAAG GTGTGGGGAGATGCTGCATCCCAGATCTTCTACTCTCTTGGCTGTGCCTGGGGTGGGCTCATCACCATGGCATCTTATAACAAATTTCACAACAACTGTTACAG GGACAGTATAATCATCAGCATAACAAACTGTGCAACCAGCGTCTACGCAGGCTTTGTCATCTTCTCCATTCTGGGCTTCATGGCGCACCACCTGGGTGTGGATGTGGCCGATGTGGCTGACCACGGACCTGGGCTAGCTTTTGTGGCCTACCCAGGGGCCCTCACTCTGCTCCCCATTTCCCCACTTTGGTCTCTCCTTTTCTTCTTCATGCTCATCCTGCTAGGACTTGGAACTCAG ttctGCCTGTTGGAGACACTGGTAACAGCTATTGTGGATGAGATTGGGACAGATTGGATAATTCGGAATAAAACATACGTAACCTTGGGGGTGGCGGTAGTTGGCTTTCTGCTAGGAGTGCCTCTGACATCCCAG GCTGGGATCTATTGGCTGCTGCTCATGGATAACTATGCAGCCAGTTTCTCTCTTGTCATCATCTCCTGCATCATGTGTGTCTCCATCATGTACATTTACG GGTTCCGCAAGTACTTCAAGGATGTTGAGATGATGCTGGGTTTTCCTCCTCCAATCTTCTTCCGAATCTGCTGGCGATTCGTGTCTCCTGCCATCATCACG TTTATCCTGGTGTTCACAGTAGTCCAATACAAACCTATTACTTACAATGACTACGTCTACCCTGGCTGGTCTTTAATCATCGGATTCCTAATGGCTGTCTCTTCCGTAATTTGTATTCCTATCTATGCCATTTATAAGATCTGGACGTCTGAAGGGACAACGTTTCTAGAG CGTGTAAAAAACGCATTAAAGCCAGACCCCAGCTGGGGCCCAGCCCTGCAGGAGCACCGGACTGGTCGCTATGCACCGAACGTCAGCTCAGGCTCAGACCTCAACCAGGAGGGTCAGCACACTAAGGAGAAGCCAGAAGAGGTCAGCCTCATGATCCAGGACAGCAATGGCTCTGCACACAACCCGGAGGCCAGCGCGTAA
- the LOC121327297 gene encoding sodium- and chloride-dependent glycine transporter 1-like isoform X5, with amino-acid sequence MVCIQNGAVLGETTKKDENVRRGNWGNQIEFVLTSVGYAVGLGNVWRFPYLCYRNGGGAFMFPYFIMLVFCGIPLFFLELSFGQFASLGCLGVWKVSPMFKGVGYGMMVVSTYIGIYYNVVICIAFYYFFMSMTNVLPWTYCNNSWNTKDCSGVVGSSYANASIANISELVNHTAKRTSPSEEYWKYQVLNISDDIGNFGEVRLPILGCLAASWVVVFLCLIRGVKSSGKVVYFTATFPYVVLTVLFIRGITLDGAVNGIKYYLTPQWKMILDAKVWGDAASQIFYSLGCAWGGLITMASYNKFHNNCYRDSIIISITNCATSVYAGFVIFSILGFMAHHLGVDVADVADHGPGLAFVAYPGALTLLPISPLWSLLFFFMLILLGLGTQFCLLETLVTAIVDEIGTDWIIRNKTYVTLGVAVVGFLLGVPLTSQAGIYWLLLMDNYAASFSLVIISCIMCVSIMYIYGFRKYFKDVEMMLGFPPPIFFRICWRFVSPAIITFILVFTVVQYKPITYNDYVYPGWSLIIGFLMAVSSVICIPIYAIYKIWTSEGTTFLERVKNALKPDPSWGPALQEHRTGRYAPNVSSGSDLNQEGQHTKEKPEEVSLMIQDSNGSAHNPEASA; translated from the exons ATGGTCTGCATTCAG AATGGAGCGGTTCTTGGTGAGACGACAAAGAAGGATGAGAACGTACGCCGGGGAAACTGGGGTAACCAGATTGAGTTTGTTCTGACCAGTGTCGGCTATGCAGTGGGTCTGGGCAATGTCTGGAGATTCCCCTATCTCTGCTACAGAAATGGAGGAG GTGCCTTCATGTTTCCCTACTTCATCATGCTTGTGTTCTGTGGAATCCCCCTTTTTTTCTTGGAGCTGTCCTTTGGACAGTTTGCCAGTCTTGGCTGCCTTGGGGTATGGAAAGTCAGCCCCATGTTTAAAG GTGTTGGCTATGGTATGATGGTGGTTTCCACGTATATAGGTATTTATTACAACGTGGTGATCTGCATCGCTTTCTATTACTTCTTCATGTCTATGACCAACGTGCTTCCTTGGACATACTGCAATAACTCCTGGAACACAAAGGACTGCAGTGGGGTGGTGGGGTCTTCCTATGCGAACGCCTCTATAGCCAACATCTCAGAATTGGTGAACCATACAGCCAAGAGGACCAGCCCTAGCGAGGAGTACTGGAA GTACCAGGTGTTGAACATCTCTGATGACATTGGTAATTTTGGAGAGGTGCGGCTTCCAATTTTAGGTTGCCTGGCAGCCTCCTGGGTTGTGGTGTTCCTCTGTCTCATCAGAGGGGTCAAGTCATCAGGGAAA gTGGTTTACTTTACAGCCACATTTCCTTACGTGGTGCTGACCGTCCTCTTCATCCGAGGAATTACGTTGGATGGTGCGGTTAATGGGATCAAATACTACCTGACTCCGCAGTGGAAAATGATCTTGGATGCAAAG GTGTGGGGAGATGCTGCATCCCAGATCTTCTACTCTCTTGGCTGTGCCTGGGGTGGGCTCATCACCATGGCATCTTATAACAAATTTCACAACAACTGTTACAG GGACAGTATAATCATCAGCATAACAAACTGTGCAACCAGCGTCTACGCAGGCTTTGTCATCTTCTCCATTCTGGGCTTCATGGCGCACCACCTGGGTGTGGATGTGGCCGATGTGGCTGACCACGGACCTGGGCTAGCTTTTGTGGCCTACCCAGGGGCCCTCACTCTGCTCCCCATTTCCCCACTTTGGTCTCTCCTTTTCTTCTTCATGCTCATCCTGCTAGGACTTGGAACTCAG ttctGCCTGTTGGAGACACTGGTAACAGCTATTGTGGATGAGATTGGGACAGATTGGATAATTCGGAATAAAACATACGTAACCTTGGGGGTGGCGGTAGTTGGCTTTCTGCTAGGAGTGCCTCTGACATCCCAG GCTGGGATCTATTGGCTGCTGCTCATGGATAACTATGCAGCCAGTTTCTCTCTTGTCATCATCTCCTGCATCATGTGTGTCTCCATCATGTACATTTACG GGTTCCGCAAGTACTTCAAGGATGTTGAGATGATGCTGGGTTTTCCTCCTCCAATCTTCTTCCGAATCTGCTGGCGATTCGTGTCTCCTGCCATCATCACG TTTATCCTGGTGTTCACAGTAGTCCAATACAAACCTATTACTTACAATGACTACGTCTACCCTGGCTGGTCTTTAATCATCGGATTCCTAATGGCTGTCTCTTCCGTAATTTGTATTCCTATCTATGCCATTTATAAGATCTGGACGTCTGAAGGGACAACGTTTCTAGAG CGTGTAAAAAACGCATTAAAGCCAGACCCCAGCTGGGGCCCAGCCCTGCAGGAGCACCGGACTGGTCGCTATGCACCGAACGTCAGCTCAGGCTCAGACCTCAACCAGGAGGGTCAGCACACTAAGGAGAAGCCAGAAGAGGTCAGCCTCATGATCCAGGACAGCAATGGCTCTGCACACAACCCGGAGGCCAGCGCGTAA
- the LOC121327297 gene encoding sodium- and chloride-dependent glycine transporter 1-like isoform X2 gives MSSLASLMSVAVNGAVLGETTKKDENVRRGNWGNQIEFVLTSVGYAVGLGNVWRFPYLCYRNGGGAFMFPYFIMLVFCGIPLFFLELSFGQFASLGCLGVWKVSPMFKGVGYGMMVVSTYIGIYYNVVICIAFYYFFMSMTNVLPWTYCNNSWNTKDCSGVVGSSYANASIANISELVNHTAKRTSPSEEYWKYQVLNISDDIGNFGEVRLPILGCLAASWVVVFLCLIRGVKSSGKVVYFTATFPYVVLTVLFIRGITLDGAVNGIKYYLTPQWKMILDAKVWGDAASQIFYSLGCAWGGLITMASYNKFHNNCYRDSIIISITNCATSVYAGFVIFSILGFMAHHLGVDVADVADHGPGLAFVAYPGALTLLPISPLWSLLFFFMLILLGLGTQFCLLETLVTAIVDEIGTDWIIRNKTYVTLGVAVVGFLLGVPLTSQAGIYWLLLMDNYAASFSLVIISCIMCVSIMYIYGFRKYFKDVEMMLGFPPPIFFRICWRFVSPAIITFILVFTVVQYKPITYNDYVYPGWSLIIGFLMAVSSVICIPIYAIYKIWTSEGTTFLERVKNALKPDPSWGPALQEHRTGRYAPNVSSGSDLNQEGQHTKEKPEEVSLMIQDSNGSAHNPEASA, from the exons AATGGAGCGGTTCTTGGTGAGACGACAAAGAAGGATGAGAACGTACGCCGGGGAAACTGGGGTAACCAGATTGAGTTTGTTCTGACCAGTGTCGGCTATGCAGTGGGTCTGGGCAATGTCTGGAGATTCCCCTATCTCTGCTACAGAAATGGAGGAG GTGCCTTCATGTTTCCCTACTTCATCATGCTTGTGTTCTGTGGAATCCCCCTTTTTTTCTTGGAGCTGTCCTTTGGACAGTTTGCCAGTCTTGGCTGCCTTGGGGTATGGAAAGTCAGCCCCATGTTTAAAG GTGTTGGCTATGGTATGATGGTGGTTTCCACGTATATAGGTATTTATTACAACGTGGTGATCTGCATCGCTTTCTATTACTTCTTCATGTCTATGACCAACGTGCTTCCTTGGACATACTGCAATAACTCCTGGAACACAAAGGACTGCAGTGGGGTGGTGGGGTCTTCCTATGCGAACGCCTCTATAGCCAACATCTCAGAATTGGTGAACCATACAGCCAAGAGGACCAGCCCTAGCGAGGAGTACTGGAA GTACCAGGTGTTGAACATCTCTGATGACATTGGTAATTTTGGAGAGGTGCGGCTTCCAATTTTAGGTTGCCTGGCAGCCTCCTGGGTTGTGGTGTTCCTCTGTCTCATCAGAGGGGTCAAGTCATCAGGGAAA gTGGTTTACTTTACAGCCACATTTCCTTACGTGGTGCTGACCGTCCTCTTCATCCGAGGAATTACGTTGGATGGTGCGGTTAATGGGATCAAATACTACCTGACTCCGCAGTGGAAAATGATCTTGGATGCAAAG GTGTGGGGAGATGCTGCATCCCAGATCTTCTACTCTCTTGGCTGTGCCTGGGGTGGGCTCATCACCATGGCATCTTATAACAAATTTCACAACAACTGTTACAG GGACAGTATAATCATCAGCATAACAAACTGTGCAACCAGCGTCTACGCAGGCTTTGTCATCTTCTCCATTCTGGGCTTCATGGCGCACCACCTGGGTGTGGATGTGGCCGATGTGGCTGACCACGGACCTGGGCTAGCTTTTGTGGCCTACCCAGGGGCCCTCACTCTGCTCCCCATTTCCCCACTTTGGTCTCTCCTTTTCTTCTTCATGCTCATCCTGCTAGGACTTGGAACTCAG ttctGCCTGTTGGAGACACTGGTAACAGCTATTGTGGATGAGATTGGGACAGATTGGATAATTCGGAATAAAACATACGTAACCTTGGGGGTGGCGGTAGTTGGCTTTCTGCTAGGAGTGCCTCTGACATCCCAG GCTGGGATCTATTGGCTGCTGCTCATGGATAACTATGCAGCCAGTTTCTCTCTTGTCATCATCTCCTGCATCATGTGTGTCTCCATCATGTACATTTACG GGTTCCGCAAGTACTTCAAGGATGTTGAGATGATGCTGGGTTTTCCTCCTCCAATCTTCTTCCGAATCTGCTGGCGATTCGTGTCTCCTGCCATCATCACG TTTATCCTGGTGTTCACAGTAGTCCAATACAAACCTATTACTTACAATGACTACGTCTACCCTGGCTGGTCTTTAATCATCGGATTCCTAATGGCTGTCTCTTCCGTAATTTGTATTCCTATCTATGCCATTTATAAGATCTGGACGTCTGAAGGGACAACGTTTCTAGAG CGTGTAAAAAACGCATTAAAGCCAGACCCCAGCTGGGGCCCAGCCCTGCAGGAGCACCGGACTGGTCGCTATGCACCGAACGTCAGCTCAGGCTCAGACCTCAACCAGGAGGGTCAGCACACTAAGGAGAAGCCAGAAGAGGTCAGCCTCATGATCCAGGACAGCAATGGCTCTGCACACAACCCGGAGGCCAGCGCGTAA
- the LOC121327297 gene encoding sodium- and chloride-dependent glycine transporter 1-like isoform X3 produces MEKKVSEAMQNGAVLGETTKKDENVRRGNWGNQIEFVLTSVGYAVGLGNVWRFPYLCYRNGGGAFMFPYFIMLVFCGIPLFFLELSFGQFASLGCLGVWKVSPMFKGVGYGMMVVSTYIGIYYNVVICIAFYYFFMSMTNVLPWTYCNNSWNTKDCSGVVGSSYANASIANISELVNHTAKRTSPSEEYWKYQVLNISDDIGNFGEVRLPILGCLAASWVVVFLCLIRGVKSSGKVVYFTATFPYVVLTVLFIRGITLDGAVNGIKYYLTPQWKMILDAKVWGDAASQIFYSLGCAWGGLITMASYNKFHNNCYRDSIIISITNCATSVYAGFVIFSILGFMAHHLGVDVADVADHGPGLAFVAYPGALTLLPISPLWSLLFFFMLILLGLGTQFCLLETLVTAIVDEIGTDWIIRNKTYVTLGVAVVGFLLGVPLTSQAGIYWLLLMDNYAASFSLVIISCIMCVSIMYIYGFRKYFKDVEMMLGFPPPIFFRICWRFVSPAIITFILVFTVVQYKPITYNDYVYPGWSLIIGFLMAVSSVICIPIYAIYKIWTSEGTTFLERVKNALKPDPSWGPALQEHRTGRYAPNVSSGSDLNQEGQHTKEKPEEVSLMIQDSNGSAHNPEASA; encoded by the exons AATGGAGCGGTTCTTGGTGAGACGACAAAGAAGGATGAGAACGTACGCCGGGGAAACTGGGGTAACCAGATTGAGTTTGTTCTGACCAGTGTCGGCTATGCAGTGGGTCTGGGCAATGTCTGGAGATTCCCCTATCTCTGCTACAGAAATGGAGGAG GTGCCTTCATGTTTCCCTACTTCATCATGCTTGTGTTCTGTGGAATCCCCCTTTTTTTCTTGGAGCTGTCCTTTGGACAGTTTGCCAGTCTTGGCTGCCTTGGGGTATGGAAAGTCAGCCCCATGTTTAAAG GTGTTGGCTATGGTATGATGGTGGTTTCCACGTATATAGGTATTTATTACAACGTGGTGATCTGCATCGCTTTCTATTACTTCTTCATGTCTATGACCAACGTGCTTCCTTGGACATACTGCAATAACTCCTGGAACACAAAGGACTGCAGTGGGGTGGTGGGGTCTTCCTATGCGAACGCCTCTATAGCCAACATCTCAGAATTGGTGAACCATACAGCCAAGAGGACCAGCCCTAGCGAGGAGTACTGGAA GTACCAGGTGTTGAACATCTCTGATGACATTGGTAATTTTGGAGAGGTGCGGCTTCCAATTTTAGGTTGCCTGGCAGCCTCCTGGGTTGTGGTGTTCCTCTGTCTCATCAGAGGGGTCAAGTCATCAGGGAAA gTGGTTTACTTTACAGCCACATTTCCTTACGTGGTGCTGACCGTCCTCTTCATCCGAGGAATTACGTTGGATGGTGCGGTTAATGGGATCAAATACTACCTGACTCCGCAGTGGAAAATGATCTTGGATGCAAAG GTGTGGGGAGATGCTGCATCCCAGATCTTCTACTCTCTTGGCTGTGCCTGGGGTGGGCTCATCACCATGGCATCTTATAACAAATTTCACAACAACTGTTACAG GGACAGTATAATCATCAGCATAACAAACTGTGCAACCAGCGTCTACGCAGGCTTTGTCATCTTCTCCATTCTGGGCTTCATGGCGCACCACCTGGGTGTGGATGTGGCCGATGTGGCTGACCACGGACCTGGGCTAGCTTTTGTGGCCTACCCAGGGGCCCTCACTCTGCTCCCCATTTCCCCACTTTGGTCTCTCCTTTTCTTCTTCATGCTCATCCTGCTAGGACTTGGAACTCAG ttctGCCTGTTGGAGACACTGGTAACAGCTATTGTGGATGAGATTGGGACAGATTGGATAATTCGGAATAAAACATACGTAACCTTGGGGGTGGCGGTAGTTGGCTTTCTGCTAGGAGTGCCTCTGACATCCCAG GCTGGGATCTATTGGCTGCTGCTCATGGATAACTATGCAGCCAGTTTCTCTCTTGTCATCATCTCCTGCATCATGTGTGTCTCCATCATGTACATTTACG GGTTCCGCAAGTACTTCAAGGATGTTGAGATGATGCTGGGTTTTCCTCCTCCAATCTTCTTCCGAATCTGCTGGCGATTCGTGTCTCCTGCCATCATCACG TTTATCCTGGTGTTCACAGTAGTCCAATACAAACCTATTACTTACAATGACTACGTCTACCCTGGCTGGTCTTTAATCATCGGATTCCTAATGGCTGTCTCTTCCGTAATTTGTATTCCTATCTATGCCATTTATAAGATCTGGACGTCTGAAGGGACAACGTTTCTAGAG CGTGTAAAAAACGCATTAAAGCCAGACCCCAGCTGGGGCCCAGCCCTGCAGGAGCACCGGACTGGTCGCTATGCACCGAACGTCAGCTCAGGCTCAGACCTCAACCAGGAGGGTCAGCACACTAAGGAGAAGCCAGAAGAGGTCAGCCTCATGATCCAGGACAGCAATGGCTCTGCACACAACCCGGAGGCCAGCGCGTAA